From one Sesamum indicum cultivar Zhongzhi No. 13 linkage group LG13, S_indicum_v1.0, whole genome shotgun sequence genomic stretch:
- the LOC110013064 gene encoding alternative NAD(P)H-ubiquinone oxidoreductase C1, chloroplastic/mitochondrial-like has translation VEADLVLWTVGSKPLLSQLEPSDEPIDLPLNGRGQAETDETLRVKGHPRIFAVGDASAVRDRSGKLLPDTAQVAFQQADFAGWNLWAAINGRPLLPFRFQNLGEMMTLGRYDAAISPSFIEGLTLEGPVGHTARKLAYLIRLPTDEHRLKVGISWLTKTAVESTALLQNTITKMLS, from the exons GTAGAAGCAGATTTAGTTTTGTGGACTGTTGGGTCTAAACCTCTACTCTCTCAGCTAGAACCCAGTGATGAACCTATTGATCTTCCTCTTAATGGCAGAGGACAAGCAGAAACAGATGAAACTCTTCGCGTTAAGGGTCACCCACGTATATTTGCCGTTGGCGATGCTTCTGCTGTGAGGGACAGAAGTGGAAAGTTGCTTCCAGACACAGCTCAG GTAGCATTTCAGCAGGCAGATTTTGCTGGCTGGAATCTTTGGGCTGCAATAAATGGCCGACCTCTATTACCGTTTAG GTTTCAGAATCTGGGTGAGATGATGACTCTTGGGAGATATGATGCTGCTATATCACCAAGTTTCATCGAGGGCCTAACATTGGAGGGTCCGGTCGGTCACACAG CCAGGAAATTGGCGTACTTAATCCGGTTACCAACAGACGAGCACCGGTTAAAGGTAGGGATCAGTTGGTTAACTAAGACTGCTGTAGAGTCCACTGCATTACTGCAGAATACCATTACCAAAATGCTTTCATGA